The Streptomyces sp. SS1-1 genome has a segment encoding these proteins:
- a CDS encoding protein phosphatase, which translates to METAKQWHEGDPGVLRLPSGRLVRGRALRRPLDPAAPPPTYGVYLLGRRPPEVAWEADWIRWPDFRLPTDRAAARATLAAAWERAPHERVEIACGGGRGRTGTALACLAALDGVPPEEAVHFVRRHYDRHAVETPWQRRYVRTFR; encoded by the coding sequence GTGGAGACCGCGAAGCAGTGGCACGAGGGCGATCCGGGGGTGCTGAGGCTGCCGTCCGGGCGGCTCGTGCGGGGGCGCGCCCTGCGCCGCCCCCTCGACCCGGCGGCACCGCCGCCCACCTACGGCGTCTACCTGCTGGGCCGCAGGCCGCCCGAGGTCGCCTGGGAGGCCGACTGGATCCGCTGGCCCGACTTCCGCCTCCCCACCGACCGGGCCGCCGCCCGCGCGACGCTCGCGGCGGCCTGGGAACGGGCCCCGCACGAGCGCGTCGAGATCGCCTGCGGCGGCGGCCGAGGCCGCACGGGAACGGCCCTGGCCTGCCTCGCGGCCCTGGACGGCGTCCCGCCCGAGGAGGCCGTGCACTTCGTACGCCGGCACTACGACCGCCACGCGGTGGAGACGCCGTGGCAGCGGCGGTACGTGCGGACGTTCAGGTGA
- a CDS encoding SCO2525 family SAM-dependent methyltransferase: protein MTQRSSGGVQVMNADVPWDAAFDSIAYLDHNYRALQAEDAEILHIIRDHFGDHFRKQGVGPVSGIDVGAGVNLYPALAMLPWCDEITLFERSASNVDYLTSQIDGYDETWDTFWSALCRKDCYRSLDMDPRERFRKVVRVEQGDIFDLGQHEGRWSVGTMFFVAESMTAVHDEFRLGVERFMRALAPGAPFATAFMEHSKGYHAGEHFFPACDVGESEVRASLEAFAGDFKVQRLESAAAVRDGYSGMIVAYGWRANSDSAIPVG from the coding sequence ATGACCCAGAGATCGTCGGGGGGCGTCCAGGTGATGAATGCCGATGTGCCATGGGACGCGGCATTCGACTCGATCGCCTACCTTGATCACAATTACCGCGCCTTACAGGCGGAGGACGCGGAGATCCTGCACATCATCCGGGACCATTTCGGCGACCATTTCCGGAAGCAGGGCGTCGGACCGGTCAGCGGGATCGACGTGGGAGCGGGGGTGAACCTGTACCCGGCCCTGGCGATGCTGCCCTGGTGCGACGAGATCACCCTCTTCGAGCGCTCGGCGTCCAACGTGGACTATCTGACGAGCCAGATCGACGGCTACGACGAGACCTGGGACACCTTCTGGTCCGCCCTCTGCCGCAAGGACTGCTACCGCTCCCTGGACATGGACCCGCGTGAGCGCTTCCGCAAGGTCGTCCGGGTCGAGCAGGGCGACATCTTCGACCTCGGGCAGCACGAGGGACGCTGGTCCGTGGGCACCATGTTCTTCGTCGCCGAGTCGATGACCGCCGTGCACGACGAGTTCCGGCTCGGCGTCGAGAGATTCATGCGCGCCCTCGCCCCGGGCGCCCCCTTCGCCACGGCCTTCATGGAACATTCGAAGGGCTATCACGCGGGAGAGCATTTCTTCCCGGCGTGTGACGTGGGAGAATCCGAGGTGCGCGCGAGCCTCGAGGCATTCGCGGGTGACTTCAAGGTCCAACGACTCGAATCCGCGGCAGCCGTACGCGACGGATATTCGGGGATGATCGTCGCCTACGGCTGGCGCGCGAATTCGGATTCGGCCATTCCGGTCGGCTGA
- the bla gene encoding class A beta-lactamase — MSSPTPSPLSRRRALLLTAGTAAAALAAGPAHATTGGDVRARLRELERGHGARLGVFAHNVATGRTVAHRADERFPVCSLFKPLAVAAVLRDLDRDGEVLARRIHYTEADLVDNSDVSRAHLETGMTVAELADAAIRFSDNTAGNLLLRQIGGPTAVTRFARSIGDRVTRLDRWETELNSAEPWRVTDTTSPRAIGRSYARLLLGDALDARDRARLTHWMLHNTTSGNRFRAVLPPPWTVADKTGGGSYGANNDAGIAWTESGVPLVLAVMTTRPEQDAAYDHELIAEATRLVADTLT, encoded by the coding sequence ATTTCCTCCCCCACCCCCTCCCCCCTCAGCCGCCGCCGCGCCCTGCTCCTCACGGCGGGCACCGCTGCCGCGGCCCTGGCCGCCGGGCCGGCCCACGCCACCACCGGCGGTGACGTCCGGGCGCGGCTGCGCGAGCTGGAGCGCGGCCACGGCGCCCGGCTGGGCGTGTTCGCCCACAACGTGGCCACCGGCCGGACCGTGGCCCACCGCGCCGACGAACGCTTCCCGGTGTGCTCCCTGTTCAAGCCGCTCGCCGTCGCGGCGGTGCTGCGCGACCTGGACCGCGACGGCGAGGTCCTGGCCCGGCGGATCCACTACACCGAGGCCGACCTGGTGGACAACTCCGACGTCTCCCGGGCGCACCTGGAGACCGGCATGACGGTCGCCGAACTCGCGGACGCGGCCATCCGGTTCAGCGACAACACGGCCGGCAACCTGCTGCTCCGCCAGATCGGCGGCCCCACGGCGGTGACCCGTTTCGCGCGCTCGATCGGCGACCGGGTGACCCGGCTCGACCGCTGGGAGACCGAGCTGAACTCGGCAGAGCCGTGGCGGGTCACCGACACCACCAGCCCGCGCGCGATCGGCCGGAGTTACGCCCGGCTGCTCCTCGGCGACGCCCTCGACGCCCGCGACCGGGCCCGGCTGACGCACTGGATGCTGCACAACACCACCAGCGGCAACCGGTTCCGCGCGGTCCTGCCGCCGCCGTGGACGGTCGCCGACAAGACGGGCGGCGGCTCCTACGGCGCGAACAACGACGCCGGGATCGCCTGGACCGAGTCGGGCGTCCCACTCGTCCTCGCGGTCATGACGACCCGGCCCGAGCAGGACGCGGCATACGACCACGAACTGATCGCCGAGGCGACACGCCTGGTGGCGGACACACTCACCTGA
- a CDS encoding GNAT family N-acetyltransferase: MALPEERFPFSGHHTDQAFFADRAERPLTMRGVTEADLPELLRVDREVFPEEPYPYFVLRQHIDVHGDRILVLDDGECLHGYVLFVTTSDGYVCWVLSLAVSADQRGRGLGKRLMLEVLRQLRRERVHEVRLTVEPTNAAAITLYRTLGFSTDGRVHRGYLGPGEDRLIMVLEMGPG; encoded by the coding sequence ATGGCGCTACCGGAGGAACGTTTCCCTTTCTCGGGACACCACACCGACCAGGCGTTCTTCGCCGACCGCGCCGAACGGCCCCTGACCATGCGGGGCGTCACCGAGGCCGATCTGCCCGAGCTGCTGCGCGTGGACCGGGAGGTCTTCCCCGAGGAGCCGTACCCGTACTTCGTCCTCCGGCAGCACATCGACGTCCACGGGGACCGCATCCTCGTCCTGGACGACGGGGAGTGCCTGCACGGCTACGTGCTGTTCGTGACCACCTCGGACGGCTATGTGTGCTGGGTCCTCAGCCTCGCCGTGAGCGCCGACCAGCGGGGCCGGGGCCTCGGCAAGCGGCTGATGCTGGAGGTGCTGCGGCAGCTGCGCCGGGAGCGGGTGCACGAGGTGCGGCTGACCGTGGAGCCGACGAACGCGGCGGCCATCACGCTGTACCGCACCCTGGGCTTCTCCACGGACGGCCGCGTGCACCGGGGTTACCTGGGGCCGGGTGAGGACCGGCTCATCATGGTGCTGGAGATGGGGCCGGGCTGA